A window of the Acetobacteraceae bacterium genome harbors these coding sequences:
- a CDS encoding D-alanine--D-alanine ligase, producing MHIVILSGGNSSEREISLSSGKAVSKALLSEGFKVTFLDPACSLFELVQQLQTLKPTAIFNALHGGDGENGVIQGLLDLSGTPYTHSGVLASSTCMDKKICRDILIANDLPVPPGRLLSQEELAEKAPFNSGYVIKPVADGSSVGVSIFQKDDAVKRKKIAAEWNYNSAILAEAFIPGLELTVGVLDKKALEVTEIRPQKEGDFYSFDAKYLPGGSQHLLPAPIPSDVREKAFEFALKAHSVLNCAGASRTDFRFDPETNTLAILEVNTQPGLTDTSLLPEQAKFAGISFPELCKWMITDCLNRFKSLPKNFQKQPIFN from the coding sequence ATCCATATTGTTATCCTCTCTGGCGGCAACAGCAGCGAAAGGGAGATCAGCTTATCCAGCGGTAAGGCTGTATCAAAAGCACTTTTAAGTGAAGGCTTTAAAGTTACCTTTCTTGATCCTGCCTGCTCTCTTTTTGAATTAGTCCAACAGCTTCAAACGCTCAAACCAACCGCTATTTTCAATGCCCTGCACGGAGGAGATGGTGAAAATGGAGTCATTCAAGGGCTGCTTGATCTCTCCGGCACTCCCTACACGCATTCGGGAGTTTTAGCTTCCTCCACCTGCATGGATAAAAAAATTTGCCGAGATATCCTTATCGCAAATGACCTTCCTGTACCGCCAGGACGCCTCCTTTCACAAGAAGAGCTTGCAGAAAAAGCACCTTTCAATTCAGGCTATGTCATCAAACCTGTTGCGGACGGTTCGTCTGTTGGTGTTTCTATCTTTCAAAAAGATGATGCTGTAAAACGAAAAAAAATTGCAGCAGAATGGAATTATAACTCTGCGATTTTGGCAGAAGCCTTTATTCCAGGCCTTGAATTAACAGTGGGGGTTCTTGACAAAAAAGCGCTCGAAGTTACAGAAATACGCCCCCAAAAAGAAGGCGATTTCTATAGCTTTGACGCAAAATATCTCCCTGGAGGCTCACAGCACCTCCTGCCTGCGCCTATTCCTTCCGATGTTCGGGAAAAAGCTTTTGAATTCGCCCTCAAGGCACACAGTGTCTTAAATTGCGCAGGTGCAAGCAGAACAGATTTCCGTTTTGATCCAGAAACAAACACACTGGCTATCTTAGAAGTGAATACACAACCGGGCTTAACGGATACTTCTCTATTGCCAGAGCAGGCAAAATTCGCAGGGATTAGCTTTCCAGAACTTTGCAAATGGATGATTACCGACTGCTTAAACCGTTTTAAATCACTTCCAAAAAATTTTCAAAAACAGCCAATCTTTAACTAA
- a CDS encoding FtsQ-type POTRA domain-containing protein, translating into MKQWRTKLAIVVLIIVGCVLCWLEDPALKNIGKQGTTNLIENFYTITDTINPKIENVEIQGRHLTEKNDIFEALSPPSEKEFRSFSVSRARERLLKLPFVENAVVQRAPFSRSVTVTLSEHSPIAVWQTKKQLLLVDTDGTTLVPQEDSRVDRILQQMPLIVGDDANLAATSFIPLFNAATDLKEKTTALVRIGKRRWDVILKTGQTIKLPETKESAALKRFSFAEKQLKLTERPISVIDLRLPDRIVLRIPDKAEQEKIIKESLSLE; encoded by the coding sequence ATGAAGCAATGGCGCACGAAACTTGCGATAGTTGTTTTGATTATTGTTGGCTGTGTTCTCTGTTGGCTTGAAGACCCAGCTTTAAAAAATATCGGTAAGCAAGGGACAACAAATTTAATAGAAAATTTTTACACCATCACGGATACAATCAATCCTAAAATTGAAAATGTTGAAATCCAAGGACGTCATCTAACAGAAAAAAATGATATTTTTGAGGCTCTTTCACCGCCTTCAGAAAAAGAATTTCGGAGTTTCTCTGTGTCAAGAGCAAGAGAACGACTTTTAAAATTGCCTTTTGTTGAAAATGCTGTTGTTCAAAGAGCGCCTTTCAGCAGAAGTGTAACCGTCACACTCTCTGAGCATTCCCCCATTGCTGTTTGGCAAACGAAAAAACAACTCTTGTTAGTCGATACGGATGGGACAACTCTTGTGCCTCAAGAAGATTCACGGGTAGACCGCATTTTACAACAAATGCCCCTCATTGTTGGAGATGATGCAAACCTCGCAGCAACAAGCTTTATTCCTCTTTTCAACGCTGCCACAGATCTGAAAGAAAAAACGACTGCCCTTGTGCGTATTGGAAAAAGACGCTGGGACGTCATTTTAAAAACAGGCCAAACGATTAAATTGCCAGAGACAAAGGAATCCGCAGCGCTTAAAAGATTTTCCTTTGCAGAAAAACAGCTAAAACTAACCGAACGCCCTATCTCTGTCATTGACTTAAGATTGCCAGATAGAATTGTCCTAAGAATCCCAGATAAAGCAGAACAAGAAAAAATAATAAAAGAATCCCTTAGCCTTGAATAA
- the ftsA gene encoding cell division protein FtsA, translating into MNQSFSPFASQSRTKLAENAGGWTFLKKRKIQAAIDIGSNKIACLIGRASSKDRDVIEILGCGWVKAEGVIAGDIVNVPVAKKAILAAYQEAVRQAGAAPKRKEVAVNLSCGDPYSHYISTSALLGGEEVSNREIKQLLDAARKKCNQHKDRLVRLFPISYKVDGKREIETPIGQPCHTLDATFLAVITSDQPYRTLNKILEQSNIYPAPYLPSAFASGLASLRQQERQSDTLLIDLGAGTTSWVFFSQNKPKGLGQVQWGGNYITKALEDEFGIHFAAAEKLKTRYGCPKFGLEDETLVELPRGSNKPNDCVKRSEISSLILVCLRRILSLVIKDIACLPGLSKKNAPPPWRKVVITGGASLLEGIEDEVNDLFNVPCRLGGTENTQGIPKKMLRFSPSFSCAAGLLAWRLGVDRNFGHIGLQGIQRDDGIIERILRFIQNVE; encoded by the coding sequence ATGAATCAGTCCTTCTCTCCGTTTGCTTCTCAATCCAGAACAAAATTAGCTGAAAATGCTGGTGGTTGGACTTTTCTAAAGAAACGAAAAATCCAAGCGGCAATTGATATTGGCTCGAACAAAATTGCCTGCCTTATTGGACGTGCCTCCTCTAAGGATAGAGATGTAATCGAGATTCTTGGTTGTGGCTGGGTTAAGGCCGAGGGTGTTATTGCCGGCGATATTGTAAATGTTCCAGTCGCCAAAAAAGCGATTCTAGCCGCCTATCAAGAGGCCGTCAGGCAGGCAGGCGCTGCACCTAAACGAAAAGAAGTTGCCGTAAATCTCTCTTGTGGGGATCCTTATTCTCACTATATTTCCACTTCTGCTCTTTTAGGAGGAGAAGAAGTTTCCAATCGAGAGATTAAACAACTCTTAGATGCTGCCAGAAAAAAATGTAATCAGCATAAAGATAGACTTGTCCGCTTATTCCCCATTTCTTACAAAGTTGATGGTAAGAGGGAAATTGAGACACCTATAGGGCAGCCATGCCACACACTTGATGCAACCTTTTTGGCGGTCATTACCTCTGACCAACCTTATCGCACACTCAATAAAATTCTTGAACAAAGCAATATCTACCCTGCGCCATACCTTCCCTCGGCTTTTGCCTCTGGACTAGCCTCTTTGCGGCAACAAGAACGTCAATCGGACACTTTACTCATTGATTTAGGGGCAGGCACGACTTCTTGGGTCTTTTTTTCACAAAATAAACCAAAGGGCCTAGGACAAGTTCAATGGGGTGGAAATTATATTACCAAAGCCCTTGAAGATGAATTTGGCATTCATTTTGCTGCGGCTGAAAAGCTCAAAACACGTTACGGCTGCCCTAAATTCGGTCTTGAAGACGAAACACTCGTTGAGTTACCTAGAGGCTCAAATAAACCAAATGATTGCGTCAAACGTTCTGAGATTTCCTCTTTGATTCTGGTCTGCTTAAGAAGAATTCTTTCTTTAGTTATCAAGGATATTGCCTGCCTGCCGGGTCTAAGTAAAAAAAATGCGCCGCCGCCATGGCGAAAAGTGGTTATTACAGGGGGGGCTTCGTTGCTTGAAGGAATCGAAGACGAGGTGAATGATCTTTTTAACGTCCCTTGCCGACTGGGAGGGACCGAGAATACGCAAGGTATTCCAAAAAAAATGCTTCGCTTTTCACCGTCTTTCTCTTGCGCCGCAGGCCTCTTAGCTTGGAGACTTGGCGTCGATAGAAATTTTGGCCATATTGGTTTACAAGGAATACAACGAGATGATGGAATAATAGAACGAATTCTTCGCTTTATTCAAAACGTAGAATAG
- the ftsZ gene encoding cell division protein FtsZ, which yields MSLELQPPSTSYGDNHSSIGGLRADAARIVVMGVGGGGGNSVGFMVDQGIQGAEFVIANTDMQVLLKSSVKEHIQLGPHETRGLGAGGKPEVGELASREVEDDIAKRLKGVDLLFLTAGMGGGTGTGATPVIASIAKKLNVLTTAIVTKPFAWEGKQKAKMAEAGIKRLRENVDTLIVVPNENLEKVDPNNKDLTIEEGFQMSNQVLLDSIRSVTDIRQKVGLINIDFKDLETILQNGGVGLVGTGRSFPDDPTEDRAILAAERAINNPLLERSNIQGAQNLLVHVRSRKGDLRLKENTKAMDYVQEAVKGDLQGKFIYGIFETDEVEEGCIEISIIATGLDAGELDAPIQPTEEKEYNSSYAGLRSNSYAPTQRPAAPAHTPSSYPTPSKPHYEQPHQAPVRPAERPMPIPEPPKVEESPSRGFWGIFRKPRQQAPAPAHPVKTDNSALPQRPRRDINDVKDSETQEAKMPDYLSNLPDSSRN from the coding sequence ATGAGTCTTGAACTTCAACCCCCTTCCACCTCCTATGGAGATAATCATTCATCAATCGGAGGACTTCGTGCCGATGCCGCTCGTATTGTTGTGATGGGCGTCGGTGGCGGTGGCGGAAACTCTGTCGGCTTTATGGTGGATCAAGGAATTCAAGGGGCTGAGTTTGTCATCGCCAATACGGATATGCAGGTTCTCCTGAAATCCAGCGTCAAAGAACATATTCAGCTAGGCCCCCATGAAACACGTGGGCTTGGTGCTGGTGGAAAACCTGAAGTTGGAGAGTTGGCCTCTCGGGAAGTTGAAGACGATATTGCCAAACGCCTCAAAGGAGTCGATTTGCTCTTTCTCACCGCAGGAATGGGCGGTGGAACGGGAACTGGCGCGACCCCTGTTATTGCCAGTATTGCAAAAAAACTGAATGTTCTAACCACAGCTATTGTTACAAAGCCTTTTGCTTGGGAAGGTAAACAAAAAGCTAAAATGGCAGAAGCCGGTATCAAACGCCTCCGCGAAAATGTTGATACGCTTATCGTTGTGCCAAATGAAAATCTCGAAAAAGTAGATCCCAACAATAAGGACCTTACGATTGAAGAAGGTTTTCAGATGTCCAATCAGGTGCTTCTCGACAGTATCCGTAGTGTTACGGATATTCGTCAGAAAGTTGGTTTGATCAATATCGACTTTAAGGATTTAGAGACCATCCTTCAAAATGGAGGTGTTGGTCTTGTTGGAACAGGCCGAAGCTTTCCAGATGATCCAACAGAGGACCGTGCAATTCTTGCTGCAGAACGTGCTATCAATAACCCTCTTCTGGAACGTAGCAATATCCAAGGGGCACAAAATCTTCTCGTTCACGTGAGATCTCGCAAGGGGGATTTACGCCTAAAAGAAAATACAAAGGCAATGGATTACGTTCAAGAAGCTGTCAAAGGTGACCTTCAAGGAAAGTTCATTTACGGTATTTTTGAAACGGATGAAGTCGAAGAAGGCTGCATTGAAATTTCAATTATTGCAACAGGACTTGATGCTGGTGAGCTAGATGCGCCGATACAGCCTACCGAAGAAAAGGAATATAATTCCTCTTATGCAGGACTGCGTTCAAACAGCTATGCACCGACACAGCGTCCCGCAGCGCCTGCGCATACACCAAGTAGCTACCCTACTCCTTCAAAACCTCATTATGAGCAACCACATCAAGCTCCCGTGCGTCCAGCTGAACGGCCTATGCCTATTCCCGAACCGCCAAAAGTTGAGGAAAGCCCCTCAAGAGGTTTCTGGGGGATTTTCAGAAAGCCACGCCAGCAGGCACCTGCACCGGCGCATCCTGTAAAAACAGATAATTCTGCATTACCACAGCGTCCAAGACGGGACATTAATGATGTTAAAGATTCTGAAACACAAGAGGCAAAAATGCCTGATTATCTTTCCAATCTTCCTGACTCTTCAAGGAATTAG
- the lpxC gene encoding UDP-3-O-[3-hydroxymyristoyl] N-acetylglucosamine deacetylase, with product MAKLKNLFGEPPFYMPFPSSPNLPSSFQSTIEKGFSFSGESLHSGQKCEVSLAPSKENTGIRFYNTDYPEHGFFSLSPACLLPGNLATIIAHPEHPEARISTTEHFLAALRAFELDNLDITVSGGEIPIQDGCAAFFSQKLAQAGRKELPAKRKWIKILQEVHIAHEGAETALFPSEYPQFQIEIDFPAPAIGKQGMSCFLDADFFTKEIAPARTFVNADQLEQLRQMGLIKGGTLDNALVVDGDKIVNPEGTRYPNEFARHKLLDAIGDLYCAGLPILGRFSGKKSGHNINRMLLQKLFSDSHNYEIVEAPPLYLPSSLKD from the coding sequence ATGGCCAAGCTTAAAAATTTATTTGGAGAACCACCTTTTTATATGCCCTTTCCCTCTTCCCCTAATCTGCCATCCTCTTTTCAATCCACCATTGAAAAAGGATTTTCTTTTAGTGGCGAGTCTCTCCATTCCGGACAAAAATGTGAAGTTTCTTTAGCACCTAGCAAAGAAAATACGGGCATAAGATTCTATAATACGGATTATCCGGAACACGGTTTTTTCTCTCTGAGCCCTGCCTGTTTACTGCCAGGAAATTTAGCAACCATCATTGCACATCCAGAGCATCCAGAGGCACGCATCTCCACAACCGAGCATTTTCTTGCGGCTCTCCGTGCGTTTGAGCTTGATAATCTCGATATCACAGTTTCTGGTGGTGAAATCCCTATTCAAGATGGGTGTGCCGCATTCTTTTCTCAAAAACTCGCTCAAGCGGGACGCAAAGAACTTCCAGCTAAAAGAAAATGGATCAAAATTTTACAGGAAGTTCACATTGCCCATGAGGGGGCTGAAACGGCTCTTTTCCCCTCTGAATATCCACAATTTCAGATTGAGATTGATTTTCCAGCGCCTGCAATTGGAAAACAAGGAATGTCCTGCTTTCTCGATGCTGATTTTTTTACAAAAGAAATTGCGCCAGCACGAACCTTTGTGAATGCAGATCAGTTAGAACAATTACGCCAGATGGGGCTTATCAAAGGCGGAACGCTTGATAATGCTTTGGTCGTTGATGGGGATAAAATCGTAAATCCAGAGGGCACACGTTATCCAAACGAATTTGCACGCCACAAATTACTTGATGCGATTGGAGATCTTTATTGTGCAGGTCTTCCGATTCTAGGGCGGTTTTCTGGAAAAAAAAGCGGGCATAATATTAACCGCATGCTTCTCCAAAAGCTTTTTTCAGATTCTCATAATTATGAGATAGTGGAAGCTCCTCCGCTTTATCTGCCCTCTTCTCTTAAAGACTAA
- a CDS encoding outer membrane protein assembly factor BamD, with translation MTAISLAGCAEDAKETARETFATHHLDAEALYNYGIDALRGGRYKLASTQFEQLQKDYPYSGYVANAELMEGYAYYLHGDYPQSVQQLERYLQLHPTSADAAYAFYLRSLCYYEQIAPVSRDQLGTAEAMEALQEVVTRFPETSYARDAQLKIDLCRDHLAGKELMVGRYYQHQKQYQAALGRYQRVVQDFQTTNHVPEALERLVEVNLNLGLLGEAQMAGAVLGYNYPGSVWYKDAYAHLKHQKDLLPPADANKKPTAPSNGGLQVSESIAATSLAPITSGAPSTPGKRPPLNLPGTRPIAESYAPDGGLFTILGDGLSDGLDWFFDLAPPPPGSAEAAQNAAWDAAHKPKPKEKRRQPGVLIPTHPENKLVPSGNQEIIRKPKMTDSAENTPQTGDNSQTPVPFANAGQSENLPPPPAPPSYPTQNGETSLAEGSTQPPMPFQPQEPATATHPIHSENLDAIPASKVPGQYEDLPLPPAPPSYPNDDTASTLASGNSWAQMISPDEQTAHQTLSKTKKKAVQKK, from the coding sequence ATGACGGCCATCTCTCTTGCAGGATGTGCCGAAGACGCCAAGGAAACAGCTAGAGAAACTTTTGCAACACATCATTTAGATGCTGAGGCACTCTACAATTACGGCATTGATGCGCTTCGTGGCGGTCGTTACAAACTCGCCAGTACACAATTTGAACAACTTCAAAAAGACTACCCTTATTCTGGTTATGTTGCGAATGCAGAGCTAATGGAGGGCTATGCCTATTATCTGCATGGAGACTACCCCCAATCTGTTCAACAGCTAGAACGCTATCTGCAACTTCATCCAACGAGTGCAGATGCGGCCTATGCCTTCTATCTTCGTTCTCTTTGCTATTATGAGCAAATTGCCCCTGTGAGCCGAGATCAGCTCGGAACAGCAGAAGCCATGGAAGCGCTTCAAGAAGTGGTCACACGTTTCCCTGAAACCTCTTATGCTCGAGATGCACAGCTTAAAATTGATCTTTGCCGAGATCATCTAGCAGGAAAAGAGCTTATGGTTGGACGTTATTATCAGCATCAAAAACAATATCAGGCGGCACTTGGCCGTTATCAGCGTGTTGTGCAAGATTTCCAAACAACAAACCATGTTCCCGAAGCGCTTGAGCGTTTGGTTGAAGTTAACCTCAACCTCGGCCTTTTGGGAGAGGCGCAAATGGCTGGGGCTGTTCTTGGCTATAACTATCCTGGCAGTGTCTGGTACAAAGATGCCTATGCCCATCTGAAACATCAAAAAGACCTTCTCCCCCCAGCAGATGCCAATAAAAAACCAACAGCACCAAGTAATGGCGGATTACAGGTTTCTGAAAGTATTGCTGCGACAAGTCTAGCCCCCATCACCTCTGGTGCACCTTCTACACCGGGTAAACGGCCACCTCTTAACTTGCCAGGCACAAGACCTATTGCAGAAAGCTATGCACCTGACGGCGGATTATTTACAATTCTGGGAGACGGCCTCTCAGATGGTCTCGACTGGTTCTTCGATTTAGCGCCCCCACCTCCAGGATCCGCCGAAGCAGCGCAAAATGCTGCCTGGGATGCGGCACATAAACCAAAACCTAAAGAAAAACGCCGTCAACCGGGTGTCCTCATTCCAACACATCCAGAAAACAAACTTGTACCAAGTGGTAATCAAGAAATTATCCGCAAACCGAAAATGACTGATTCTGCCGAAAATACACCGCAAACAGGCGATAACTCTCAAACACCTGTACCTTTTGCAAATGCTGGCCAGTCTGAGAATCTGCCTCCACCACCTGCGCCACCTTCCTACCCAACTCAAAATGGAGAAACCTCTTTGGCAGAAGGGAGTACACAGCCGCCTATGCCGTTCCAGCCACAAGAACCAGCAACAGCGACCCACCCTATTCATTCCGAAAACCTAGATGCTATCCCAGCTTCGAAAGTCCCCGGGCAATATGAAGACCTGCCACTTCCACCAGCACCGCCTTCGTATCCCAATGACGACACCGCAAGTACATTAGCAAGCGGAAATTCATGGGCACAGATGATTTCACCAGATGAACAAACTGCACATCAAACGCTTTCAAAAACGAAGAAAAAAGCTGTACAAAAAAAATAA
- the recN gene encoding DNA repair protein RecN, which yields MLSCLSVRNILLIESLDLSFEKGLTVLTGETGAGKSILLETLSLLMGARGSASLIRPKADQGTVSGSFEIPKNHPVWQQLKAHGISVSDEEDSFLTIRRVLEKDGRSRAFIADQPVSLTLLKEITSSLMEIQAQHAQIRLMDPSVHLELLDLYAENEKLKKSVKTFWEKWQDILQKRNHHLSQIEKITREKEWLEHTIESLERLSPQPQEEKELTELRISLQNQNRRAEAIAQAERELRGSGKYQGASATIRNTMRIIERLLPAATLQEIEDNPTTDKADDSWEVRAPEILSALGEADNALAEAENLLNFLGNDLITDTHLLEETEERLFALRAEARKHNITVENLASFLEELQTKLSSIENAQTYQESLEKDLLAAQKSYHESADKLSTSRAKAALALGKTVNKELPSLKLENAIFEVKHTDLPEAKWGLNGKDSIVFTVAPNPGLPAAPLGKGASGGELSRLLLALHVTLAEKESTGCLIFDEVDSGAGGPTAAAIGNRLHRIGMQRQTLAVTHSPQVAAYGDAHYRISKIPKKGSTRTEITPLSSEERLEEIARMLAGETITISAREAAKTLLRESL from the coding sequence ATGCTTTCCTGTCTTTCTGTCCGTAATATTTTGCTCATTGAATCGCTAGACCTTTCTTTTGAGAAAGGCCTGACGGTGCTTACTGGCGAAACAGGGGCTGGAAAATCAATCCTCTTAGAAACACTTTCCCTTTTAATGGGAGCTCGTGGAAGCGCTTCTTTAATTCGCCCAAAAGCGGATCAAGGCACTGTTTCCGGATCTTTCGAAATTCCTAAGAATCATCCCGTTTGGCAACAATTAAAAGCACACGGTATCTCTGTCTCTGATGAGGAAGATAGCTTTTTAACAATCCGCCGTGTTCTTGAAAAAGATGGCCGTTCCCGCGCTTTTATTGCAGATCAACCTGTCAGCCTAACGCTGTTAAAAGAAATCACTTCCTCCCTAATGGAAATTCAGGCGCAGCATGCCCAAATTCGCTTAATGGATCCTTCTGTTCATTTAGAGTTATTGGATCTTTATGCCGAAAATGAAAAACTCAAAAAATCAGTTAAAACGTTTTGGGAGAAATGGCAGGATATTTTACAGAAAAGAAATCATCATTTAAGTCAAATCGAAAAAATAACACGGGAAAAAGAGTGGCTTGAGCATACAATAGAAAGCCTCGAGCGGCTTTCTCCACAGCCTCAAGAAGAAAAAGAACTCACGGAACTACGTATTTCTCTTCAAAATCAAAATCGACGTGCAGAAGCCATTGCCCAAGCCGAACGGGAATTAAGAGGAAGCGGGAAATATCAAGGCGCTTCTGCGACAATACGCAATACGATGCGCATTATTGAACGCCTTCTGCCAGCAGCTACCCTTCAAGAGATTGAAGATAATCCCACCACTGATAAAGCTGACGATTCTTGGGAAGTCAGAGCGCCAGAAATTCTCTCTGCGCTGGGAGAAGCAGATAATGCCTTAGCAGAGGCTGAAAACCTTCTCAATTTTCTTGGAAATGACCTCATCACAGATACACATCTTTTGGAAGAAACAGAAGAACGCCTTTTTGCCCTCCGTGCAGAAGCCAGAAAACATAATATAACGGTTGAAAATCTGGCTTCCTTCTTAGAAGAACTTCAAACAAAGCTTTCCAGCATTGAGAATGCGCAAACTTATCAGGAAAGCCTAGAAAAAGATCTTTTAGCAGCCCAAAAATCATATCATGAATCGGCAGATAAACTCTCAACCTCACGCGCTAAAGCAGCGCTTGCCCTTGGGAAGACCGTAAATAAAGAGCTTCCCTCTTTAAAACTAGAGAACGCAATTTTCGAAGTGAAGCACACAGATCTTCCAGAGGCAAAATGGGGGCTTAATGGTAAAGACTCCATCGTCTTTACCGTCGCTCCTAATCCAGGCCTTCCAGCTGCGCCCCTTGGGAAAGGTGCTTCTGGTGGAGAACTTTCACGTTTACTGCTTGCCTTGCATGTGACCTTAGCAGAGAAAGAATCTACAGGATGTCTTATTTTTGACGAGGTAGATTCTGGCGCAGGTGGTCCAACGGCTGCGGCTATCGGTAATCGTTTGCATCGTATCGGAATGCAAAGGCAAACGCTTGCTGTAACGCATAGTCCACAAGTTGCAGCCTATGGAGATGCGCATTATCGCATTTCAAAAATTCCAAAAAAAGGTTCTACCAGAACAGAAATCACCCCCCTTTCCTCTGAAGAGCGCCTTGAGGAAATTGCACGCATGCTAGCTGGAGAAACCATTACAATTTCTGCGCGTGAAGCCGCAAAAACGCTTCTTAGGGAATCCTTATGA